One Populus nigra chromosome 16, ddPopNigr1.1, whole genome shotgun sequence genomic window, AAGAGAACTTGGTATCACAAGGAAGTGATATGTGCACTCTGGTTTGTGCATAGACAAGAACAGTCTGGTTCAGTAGAATCCTTCTTAACAAGCCGTTTGTCACGATTAATCATCAGTTGAATAAGAGGCAGTTTTTGTGCTACTTCACGCCATATTTCATTCACGGTTCCATTTGAATCACTGTATACAAAATATCGCTTCACCTGAATCATACAATTCAAAACAGCAACCATTAAAATATAAGCAACTGATGTTACAACAAGTTTTGATCACTAAAGAAATGACTTCAACATGTCAGATAAAAGATGGAGGAGTGAATGGAATGTAAGTATATAActgcaaatatttttaaagctatattttttattccatcttCATTCAGCATGCAAGCAATGATACTTATTATGGTCATCcctataaaaatatgtttaagatcatgcttttttagttaaatacgtttaaagctatttttttattccatctttGTTAAGCATGCAAGTAATGATACTTATTATGGTCGtccatataaaaatatgtttagaaTCATGCCTTTTAATTAGCTTTCTCGATGCTTAcggaaacaacaaaaacaataagcaCAAAGCAACACAGAATTTTGCCGAATAGGTTCGCCagacaaaaatcctaatttgaaattttattgctCAATATTTTCTCTTCTAATAGTCTTTCTTCTCAGGTTTACAACTCCTTAAATAAACCCGAAAACTAATCTAAACAAACTAGGGAAcatgaaaataaaggaaaaggaataaaagtcataaacaaaatagaaaaaataaaattattaggcataatatttaatttcctaaaccaaatagtaaaaaataaaaatagctaggaaaaataattttccttaAAACCTCTTGCATCATTTCTTCagccaagaaaaagaaacttcAGTTTTTACTAGTATAATGCTCCCTCGCCCCACTTCTATCTATTTAATATAGACAGGAATTCCAAATCCCTACTTCTAACAAAAGATTCATCATTTCTTTCCAAGAATACCCAAAATCAATAACTGTGACAGCTACAGAACAACGACAATACAATGAAAGATTAAGACGCGAGCAACAAAGACTGGCAACACCTTCAGCAATATAGAAGGTTGGATTATAAGTAAATGCAAGTAGAATTTACCTCTCTCATCTGTTTCTGATATTCCAGAATTTTCTCAGTAGATACTGCTCTCAGCATTCTAACTAAATATCCTGGCTTTAGAGAAGACTCAGTGTCCACAAAAATTGCAATCTTTCTGTAGTCTATGACATCTTCAAAAGGTAACTCAATGCTATCACTGACTATCAATGGAACACACAAACTAACAATCGAATCAAATAGTCGGCAAGCTGAAGGAGTATCACCAGCAGGATTCAAACAGAACTTTGAAGTATGCATGCCACGCGTAGCTGTGCGTCGATTCTCCCTAGATTGTGTGCCATGCCTTATTACAACATCCTCTTCTTTCTCAAGCATTTGAAAAAGCAGATCACGAATTTTTCCACCCTGTAAACACAAAGCATTCAAAGAAAACATGAGATCATGAAAAATAGTGACCTAAATATCAGTAAAAgtgatatttttctttcaataaaaaatcttcatatGCCATGCTATATATCACCTTTATCCATTCGGGGCAGTACTAAGGATGGTCACTTCAAACAAAACTATGTAATAGTATCTCTACTTAGCATGACAAGTAATTCTTAAGGGAACTGACCACTAGTGACATATAAGCACCTATTTCTGTCTATGGAACTACAATGCATTAATCTCACTACTGGTTTGGAGATCCTTAAAGCAACTACCCCTAGTGCTACATCATAATACACCCATAACACTGTTATCTTTCAATTtctcaaaatcataattaacaTTTCTCCAACAAGTTTCtataatctttaaaaacaataatcttTCCTATACACCCAGGAATAACGAAAATGTTTTAACAATTCTCCACACCTATACCCTTCTCTCAACCAAACAAGGCCATAAACACGTCAATTCTCAAATTTATAACACGAATAATGCTAAGAACAATAGTTCTTAATGAAACTatcatcaataattttatctttcaatttctcacacacaataaatattttctttcagcaACTTCACAGactttaagaaaataaacttacatCTTTCCGGTACCGATTGCCCATGAAAAACAAGAGCGTTTTCCTCTCCTCCACGCCAATATCGCCATTATAGACATTAATCCTATGCGAGTAAGGCACGATGACATCCTTAATCAAGGACCCTTGATCACTTCTAACCCGCCCGAAATCTGACAATAACAAAACCGCATTCTTGACCCGGTCCAAGACCCGATAGAGTGCATTCGGATCCCCGGCAAAAACCACATGATCCCTCCCATTATTCCTCCTCCAATACTCCTGCTCCTCTAACCACTCCACCAGCTCTTCTTGCATCTTCTCGTCACTATAAACCGGATCCGACCCGGGTACTGTCCCGGCCCGAGCTGGATTCACTATCAAACTGAGAGAAGAAAACACCGGAACATAAAACAAGTCAGCCTCCTCCGGGTCATTGACTTTCACCACAGGGGACCCAACCCGGTCCAAATCGGGTCGGGAAAGATCCAAATACATGTACCATTCACCCATGTGTTGGTGACCCGGGTAACTCACCTTAGACAAGTCAGAAGAGCCACGCGCCAACGCGTGATTCTCGATGATTCCAGTTGTGAACTTCTTGGGCAGATCATAAATGAAAACTCTAACTTTCTTCTCATTTTCCGTCGATTTCTCGGGAAATCCTTGGAAATTTTCTCGAGAAATTTGCTCGGCGAAGAGAGATGAAGTTGTGGCGGAGATACCGGTAGCGGCGGCGGCGGTGGATGAGCTGAGGAAGGTGTTGAAGAAAGCGTAGATGATGAGGATTGTGCATGCAGAGAAAATAAGGGTTTGTTTTAATAGAGAGGATTTTCGCGCCATCATGCGGGGAAGTTTGCTGGAATTTGGGGATTTAGGGGTTCTGATCTTTAATCTCTCACTCATAATTTTTGCtagtggtggtggaggagggcTAGCTGAGTGCCGGAGCACGGTTATAATGTGCAGCTGATGCGTCAGAGGATGCCACGTCTTTTGATGCTTTTAAGTAACTTAACGTGATTTTGGGAAGGCGAATCAGTGTATCACTATCTAGTAGCAGTCCAATCACTTTCTAAATTCTTGTTATcttttaaatcaagaaaatgatatgaAGATTTGTCTTCATCAAGTTCTTcaaaataatcataacttttttttgaatGAATATGCTTTAGAATTATGATCAATATTTTTCGATCTAATTTTCTTGTAATAATATCAAGTTAGATTTatcaaaactatatttattctaacataaaataatataatttttatttttaaaaatttatttttaatttcaacatatATGCTcagaaaactataaaatataataatttaaaattttaaaattttaaaaaaatatgatggatCACAATGTCaatcattatttaaatatgTGTTCGATATTGTGgtgtagattattttttaaaagtgattaccgtattaaaatattttttaatttttaatatcattatattaaaactataaaaaaaaaccttaaaaaattgatttaatatttttttcatactaaatatatttttaaaacacatcataaacaaattaaaacgcAATATCAAATAACCTTTGAGATTGGTTCAATTATATGttaatttaaagaatttgtGACTTATAGTTTAATCtagattaaatttcaaataaaataaaaaatatatcaatataattaattatgtgttgACAATGAGTTAccaaaaatgttttaaatttaaatgattttattgaatttttagtGATATATTTGAATCCacatctaattcttttttttaataatgaaataatattatttttcaatactaTTAGAATCACGAGAGTTTTATTGACCTGTGTTGAACTtgagatgaaattgaattaaatatattagtttatttttaatacaatatatggtaataaatattattatagtgGATAAATATTATCGAggaataatgattaaaaaaggttttaaattttaaagggaAAGGACCATGCATGGGGTCGATGATTGAAAGCAAAGTTTTAAGACCCGGCCCGGTGGCCGGCCCGGTCTAAAGcccgggttccgggttttgGCCGGGTCACATGGTTTgaccgggtcggccgggtcaatttttttaaaaaaaaaatcaaaacgacgtcgttttagtaaaaaaaaataaaaaaaaacaaaagtcaacgagTTTGTCACCGGGTCTTGCCGGGTCAGCCGGGTCACCGGGTCGACCCGTCGGGTCAGCCGGGTCACACCGGGTTTTTCCTTCCCCCGTTTTTTCATCAACCCGGCCCGGTTCCGGCCCCGGGttggccgggtcccgggttgacccgccgggccgggccgggtttcaaaactatgattgaAAGTGATGATGGATATATTTCGAGTATTTTCTCGCATAGGATAATGGTATCAGGAGAATTTAGTTACGTTGCTTAACgatttgataaaagaaaataacatcgCTACATCAAGAGGTGTTCATGACATTCTTGAAATAACATAAATCAAATCAGCTCttgattagggtttttttttttttttttttgcaatgcaTAATAATTTGTCcaacaagtttaataataattttattttttctccattcAAGAAAAGTATATGAACTGAAGTGCAAGATAAGGTTACAAAGTCACTTGTTCATCACATTTTCAAGTTTACTTGTTCATCACATTTTCAAGTTTTTGCAGTGGAGAATCCTACTTGAGATATTAGTTAGGTAATTTGATCCATTCAAATCATTATTCATTTCATTTGATGTAAGCCAAGAACTTGTAATAATAGTTTCTAAACCAACCCGACCCGAGATAAGTCGTTATTCGATAGATTTATTAGTGTAAATTtagattaatctattttttttattttataaaacaacatattatttttttataaaaaaatcaagaaattttaatataataggCTAGTCACAGatgaacttaaattttttattaaaacacaatgagtcaatttttattttcttttaactcgGCCCGGCTTAAATCAAGATGAAGATCAATCCATCATCATGAAATCTTGAAATTTGAACAATATAGAAATACTTAACCACCAATCTAATAATTTCCCTGTCTCCCTCACTTACTGAACTGATATACCATTTAATTGCTTAATCATTAAGAGGAAATGGTAAGAGGAACAACCTTGACAGTAAAATTCATGCTCAGAAATCCTGTATGGTTTAGATGAAGTGCTTGACGGGAAGAAGGCCTTTAAGCGATACTTAGAAGCCAAAAGAAAGTTGAATTGGCTTCTGAAATTCAACTTCTCTTCATTCCTTCGCACATAATTCACAAGGTCTATATAAATCGAGGGCTCATGATGCTAATCAGATGTCACAAGAATGTTTTGTTAAACTATTATCAGTATAGCATTTCTGTGCTTTTTCGGGCGAAAATGCCAGCCCCATATGAAGAATGGATCATATCAACAAAAAGTGGAAATTGTAAAAATGCAAATAAAGTTACAGGGACGGAGGAACCTAGAGAAATAGGGACAACAATCCATGCCAATCGATGGTCAAGCACGATGCAAAAGGTTGCAGCAAATGCTACAAGCATGGCTGCTATAGAGCAAAAGAGTGTTGCAAGACCTACTACCAATCTTTTCGGCAGGGACTCTACGAAATCTTCTTCCGCGTAACGAGAAGTAAGTATGGAAAGGAACATTAATATAGAAGTGACTGAAGAGAATAGTGCAAATGCATCTGCCACGGCAAAGACTATGAAAGATGTAGACGCCAAAACAAGTGGAGTGCCTTTGCTGTTGTCATTGCCTCCTGGAACTGTGAAAATTGCAGCAAACATCACTGTAGTAATTAGTGTAGCAAGAAGCATGCATGATGAAGCAGTATTCTTCATCCATTTCTCTCCTTCTTTAACCAGCCCTCTATGTTCTTCGGTAAATAACATTCGAGGTGTTCTACCATTCTTGTCTCTCATCTCCTTTAATGAAGGCTGCACATTCTTCTCAACTTCCTAAAGATATTGCATAGAAAACCAaagtaagaaataaataatccaGTAGCTTCAAAATAGAAGTATGACAAAGTTGTGGGTTCAGTAAGAACCTTGAACCACAATAATTCTCTCTGCATCTGAAGGGCTGCACCGGAAATAACATTAAGTTTATCCCGGGGTGCAATCATTCCAGCCAAATGCAGTATGTTGGCATTGTTAATATCTTTATAAGCAGTAATCATGTCCTTGTGTGCTCCAATATCATTAATGAGGCTAAAGATCTTTTCCTGGCGATGCGCTACGGCGATGTGAAAAATGCTTCTACTTTGCTCATTAACTTTCCATATTAAATCAGGATAAGAGCGTATAAGTGCAGTTATAAACTCAACAATTCCAAACTCTGCCGCAACGAAGAGTGGCTGTGAAGGGCTTGCAAGCAACTCTGCAATTTGGCAGTCATCCAATAACAGAACTTGTTCCCACGACAGCTTAACCAGCTCAAGAACTTGTGTGTGCATCAACTTCTTGTCATAAACTGCCTTGATTCCTGGgactataaaagaaaataactcaGAAAATGAACTTATTAATGTGAACTCAATGAACTCATTACTATATATTTCAGCATACCATTCATTTGTATTGCACGGAAAAGATGTCCCACCAAGCTGAGAGATTCTGTCATGATTCAAGAACCCAAATTGCTAAGTAATTCCAAGTCAAATTTCAGTACTATGAAAGTATTAGTTTTATCATTAATGTGACTGACAAAATCTCTACCAATATAAACTGATAAGATTGAGAGTCGAAAAGTTTCTCTTATAAACAGACAAGGTTAAGATCCATATGCCTGTATGTTGATGAAAGCTTATGACTAAAATGCATTGGAAAAGTGATCATGAGTTTAATCAACAAACCTTGATTACTCCTGTGCCTATGGATTTGGAAGATGCTAGATGGGCAGCTACATTTGTTAGGTACTTCCACAAAGATCCCTAAGAAGTATTTAAACTGCAACAGTTAATCATCACAGACCAGAAAATAACAACAATTGAAGTCTGAAGATTCAAGATATAAGAAATATATGTGGGTTATTACAAACCAGTGGAAAGAATCCCTTCATGATTTGATGTTAATTTAAGGGGGCAACAGAAAATACTCACATGGATAAATAAATCTATGCCAGAATCCAAGCCCACTTTTGCTGGCAAATGCTGATGACTTTCGAGCTAAAACATGAAGTGCTGTCTCCCCATTTAGATCTCGCTGAATTGCTAATTCTGGTTGGTGTTGAATGATGCTCAAGGCTACATCTATGAATACAAAAAAAGGTTTAGTTAGGCCAGGCCCTAATCAATATGCTATTCATTGAGTAACAGGAGCTATTTCTTACCAAACAAATCGGTGCTGATGGTAGCAATAAGCAGACCGATGTAGTCGTCTCGCGTTAAATATTCGTCTGAAGTGACAGAGTAGAGATACCAGACCATGTCTTTGTGTCCGAATAACGCAGCTATATAAAGAGGCGTCACTCCTCTGTTGTTCCTCATCATTGGCAAGTTTCTATTCTTGCTCACCATCATTTCTGCTATTTTGGTGACTCCTGAGGCAGCTGCATAACATAGAGCAGTATTATTGTACTTGTTCCGTAAAGTTAAATCGGTTCCCGTCATCGACTTGACCACCTCCTCAACAAACTTGGTATGTTTAGCCCCTGCTGCGATATGGAGAACCGTATCCATCTCCTTGGTGATCCTAACATTTATAGCACCTGGATGGGATTTAAAGAACTCATCAGCCTTTTCCCAGTCACCCTTCATTGCAGCTTGGTATAAAGGTGCGTATAAGGTAAGCCCAGTGGTGCTTCTATTTCCtgtcatgaaataaatcaatcaTTAATTCTCATATGTTTACCTCAACTCCTCAGGATGCATAAGACAAAAACTGGCAACAAATTATACAATCTATGCTTACTGTCTACTGACCTTTCACAAGACCATGTGAAATCGTCGGAGGAGCTGGGAGTGGTGCAGCTGCAGATTTGCTATGAAGGTCAATGCTAGCAGGTGCCGAAACAGATTGTTGCTTGGTTAAGTCAATTGTCACAGTCCGCTCTGAGCAAAGAGTTGCAGGTGCTGAATTGGGGAATGTGTTGAAAAGTGATTGCATCCGCTGAAGAGACCCAATTGTATTTTCTTTATGAAGCTGAGCAGCAGCCGGTGATGGAACAGAACTCTCATGATCAGTTATGTCAATTGAAACATGATGTTGTGAGTTTAGGGATGCAACTGCAGGGGCTGCTGAACGGGGAAGAACCTTAAGCAACTCCTGCTTTTCCACTACAAGATGCTTATCAACTGCAGTTTCTGGAAGAGAAGGCATGAACCGAGGGACTTGATGTGAATACGAAGTTGTTGTATAGCCACTCCCAGATGTTGAAGTACTAATTTCCATACTCGGACCAGAAAACCTTTCTGGGAAGCATGAAGAGATTGAAGGAGATCTTTCCAACTTGATTCGACTCATAATTTCTCACAAATCTTCAAATTGCAAAATGTGCAAGAGTAGTACGCCAGAACAAACAATCGATGCAcgtacatgtatatatatataaatatcatca contains:
- the LOC133676172 gene encoding probable arabinosyltransferase ARAD1 produces the protein MSERLKIRTPKSPNSSKLPRMMARKSSLLKQTLIFSACTILIIYAFFNTFLSSSTAAAATGISATTSSLFAEQISRENFQGFPEKSTENEKKVRVFIYDLPKKFTTGIIENHALARGSSDLSKVSYPGHQHMGEWYMYLDLSRPDLDRVGSPVVKVNDPEEADLFYVPVFSSLSLIVNPARAGTVPGSDPVYSDEKMQEELVEWLEEQEYWRRNNGRDHVVFAGDPNALYRVLDRVKNAVLLLSDFGRVRSDQGSLIKDVIVPYSHRINVYNGDIGVEERKTLLFFMGNRYRKDGGKIRDLLFQMLEKEEDVVIRHGTQSRENRRTATRGMHTSKFCLNPAGDTPSACRLFDSIVSLCVPLIVSDSIELPFEDVIDYRKIAIFVDTESSLKPGYLVRMLRAVSTEKILEYQKQMREVKRYFVYSDSNGTVNEIWREVAQKLPLIQLMINRDKRLVKKDSTEPDCSCLCTNQSAHITSL
- the LOC133675635 gene encoding protein ACCELERATED CELL DEATH 6-like, with protein sequence MSRIKLERSPSISSCFPERFSGPSMEISTSTSGSGYTTTSYSHQVPRFMPSLPETAVDKHLVVEKQELLKVLPRSAAPAVASLNSQHHVSIDITDHESSVPSPAAAQLHKENTIGSLQRMQSLFNTFPNSAPATLCSERTVTIDLTKQQSVSAPASIDLHSKSAAAPLPAPPTISHGLVKGNRSTTGLTLYAPLYQAAMKGDWEKADEFFKSHPGAINVRITKEMDTVLHIAAGAKHTKFVEEVVKSMTGTDLTLRNKYNNTALCYAAASGVTKIAEMMVSKNRNLPMMRNNRGVTPLYIAALFGHKDMVWYLYSVTSDEYLTRDDYIGLLIATISTDLFDVALSIIQHQPELAIQRDLNGETALHVLARKSSAFASKSGLGFWHRFIYPWIFVEVPNKCSCPSSIFQIHRHRSNQESLSLVGHLFRAIQMNVPGIKAVYDKKLMHTQVLELVKLSWEQVLLLDDCQIAELLASPSQPLFVAAEFGIVEFITALIRSYPDLIWKVNEQSRSIFHIAVAHRQEKIFSLINDIGAHKDMITAYKDINNANILHLAGMIAPRDKLNVISGAALQMQRELLWFKEVEKNVQPSLKEMRDKNGRTPRMLFTEEHRGLVKEGEKWMKNTASSCMLLATLITTVMFAAIFTVPGGNDNSKGTPLVLASTSFIVFAVADAFALFSSVTSILMFLSILTSRYAEEDFVESLPKRLVVGLATLFCSIAAMLVAFAATFCIVLDHRLAWIVVPISLGSSVPVTLFAFLQFPLFVDMIHSSYGAGIFARKSTEMLY